The Pyxicephalus adspersus unplaced genomic scaffold, UCB_Pads_2.0 Sca467, whole genome shotgun sequence genome contains the following window.
TCTGCACAGCATTGTGCATTACTGAAATACTTAGAACTTGTTTTCACAAGATTCTTCTTTTCCACATTGAGCAGGATTGAATTCCAGACTGAATCACAGCCTGGACTGTCAGGAGTTCAGCAAAGTGAACGGTTAATGGCTCTCCATGTGAAGCTGTCAGAACTGAAGAAGAGACGTGAGAGCCTCAATGCTGACCTGCAGGCAGGACAACGGGAAAAGGAAAGGCAACTGGCCAGCTTTACTCTCCTTCTCCAGGAAGGTCAGGACCTTGCTGCTCCCCTGGAGGAGCTGAATGCGGAAATGATGGCTGCAGGCCCCGATGGGTCTTCCCAGGGTAATCAGTGGCTGGAAACCAAACAGCTCCATGACAGCTTCATGCAAGATTTACAGGCAAGcttgttatttacatatatattgttgatCTTTCCTTTATCCTGTGTTTGTAGAAATATACGCGGTGTAGATGAAGTATCAGAATCACACCAATGTTATAGAAGTCAAAGAAAATTATTTCGGCACAGGCCAACACATTTCAGGcttccttcatcagggctcatGCTATtgagcaaatgacagacagggtTCTGGAAgtcaatttataatatttacagctgtttttttaacattttacatcaCTTCTGTAACATTCAACCCTCCTCTGTCAAATCTGTCATTTAGGGgcctttgtttttttggcttgatGAAGGGGGCATGTAATAGTCCCAAAACAGGTTGGCATgtgacattttcacttttatgATTAGATAACTACTTTTCGAACCCTAAATTAATGGTGCAATGCTCCTGTTATTTAAACATCTCTTGGATTTATAAATTTAGTCTTGGATTTAGACATAATGGAACTTCAGTCACCCGCATTTGATAAAATATGTTGGCTGGTATGATCATTTAGCGTCACAGTTTAATGATTGCTTATTCAGATAATTTTTGAGAGGGTCAGAACTTTGTGCTGCATGTTTGTGGATTAATAGCTGCTTGCCAGGTAGTGAATCTAGAAGGGAAACCATAAGGCCAGTAATAATGAATCTTCCAGGGGAAACTACAGTTATTCCATTTAGGTAACCCATGCACATTTATGTCCCCCATGTACTGGttgatttttacatatttgtatcgGTTGCAATATTATATGGTTCTCACACCCTACATTCTCATTTTCTACTGTTCATTGATGTTTGAGGTCTTCTCTAGTTAATTTACCTGCCTCTCCTAAGGTGCCCAAGAATTCTCCAACTAATGGAAGTATTTGGAATAagactttcagaaaaaaagaatcacTGAAAGTAatagaataattttaaatgtttattcaaaGCCCAAACCATCCATTCACTACTGTTGTAATTGCTTTACCTTGAAACACTGATAAATGTGAGCTGTCAATCATTTTTCTCCTCTGATTTACAGGATACAGTGCAGATGCTGGAAAGCCGTATTGAAATACAGCGCCACTATGACAGTCTCTTCAATGCCCTGAATAACAAAATGACAAGTTTTTTTGAAGAGCTTAATAATTTTGCCAGCTCATCACGAGGAAACGCACCGTGCGAACAGAAGAGGCAGAAATTACAGGTGCAATTTGTCTGAGATAATACATTTCTCGATAGAACATTGCTCAATTAGGAAGGCTCCTGGATCTATAACCTTTCAAATATGCTATATTCAGGAAGAAAATTGTCTAGAAACAGGcctggttactttttttttttttttaccagaggaGACCATTTGCAATGCAACTTGGGTCATTTATCACTAGGAAGGAAACTTGTAATAAAGTCACAATGTGAGATTCTAATGTCTTATATTTGTAGAAAGGCACATAGGAGGAAATCTTGTAGAAGTCTCTGAAATGGGGCAGTTATCCTCTTAAGCTATTCAGTTGGTTCCTACACATTAATGTCTGCCACTTTCATGCAGAACTAAAATCCTGCAAATATCCATTTATTACTTCTTCCTCATTTCCTGCTTTTTTTCTAACTTGTCTCTTCTCATTTTTGTGTTGtcctcatctttttttattattttgctattttcaaAAATGCTATGTTAAAGTCTGTTCGGCATTTCTGttctcatttattttcttcagtctttgtATTCTCCTCTTTGTCCATCTAAATGGCCCCCTACCCCCCCtacaaatctatctatctatctatctatctatctatctatctatctatctatctagtgaactattttaaagcaaaaataatattcaaaagaaaattgATTAGGTAAAACGTGCCAGGCCAGAGCAACTTTGCTTTGAGCTTCAGGTTAAAATGGGGTTAAACCTGTATTGCAGAAACAACACACTTTgctaaatataaagcaaaaactcTGGATCTGGATACTGGATCTAAAGAATTAGCGTCCCAAAGAGCAGCACCTTGGCTAAAAACACCTTACTGATTTGCTTGCATATCTTAAGCTTTGTTGATTTTACAATACCTAGGGAATGTCGGACAACTGCAGACCTCCACTGCTTCTTTCTGCTTGAAAACGGAGGCCCAGCTTTCCTGTGTACTGTACACAGAGCATCTTCTTTCTGTTTTAATCATGAACATCTGAAAATATGCCAACTTTTTTTACTAGTTATGCAGTCTGACaatctgaaattaaaaatgtaactttattttagtatattattattatattaagtatattactataatataattactatattaagtATGTTAACAAACATTATAAGGTTATCAACCTTATAGTCTGAAAAGTTTCTTGCTGTTTGCTGATGCCGTTTTCCTTGATTGTGCTATAGGAGCTGTGCAGTGTATATGAAGTCTTACAGAAGGATCTATCTGAGGTGTCTCAGGCGGCACAAGGTGTAAAGCAGAGCACATCTCCCACCGGAGTTGCACGAATTCAGGAGGCTTTGGACATGCAACAAAGCAAAATGAGAGGCAATTTAGCACGTCTTGACTATCTGAAGGAAGCAGTTGAACAACCACCTCTGCAGagtaaaagccagaaaaagaaacctaagaaagagaagaagaaaaaaacaggacagGATGTGCAATCtacatttaaatcattatttGAACCAGTGTCACCAACAGCGGAGCCTTCAGTGGAAACTTCTGGAAAGGTTGAGGTAGAATCTTCAGTGCCCCCAGATGTGGAGTTAGCATCACCTGCACCAAAACCTGCAGAGGAACTTTGTTTAAAACCTGTGCCCCCTACAGCAGAGACTTCAGTGGAAACCCCTGTAAAGGTTTCAGTAGAGTCTTCAGTGCAGCCCGGTGTAGAGTTGGCATCACCTGCACCAAAACCTTCAGTACATCTTGAGTTGTCAGTGCAACCTTCAGTCCAGTCCGCAGACAAGCTGTGGTTAAAACCTTCAGCATCTTGTAAAGAAATCCTAGCACTAGATCTTGCAGTTAAACCTGCACCAGAGCAATCAGTGCAGCTCACAAGAGAGCTTTCACTGCACACAGTAGCAGATTCTTCAGTGCAATATGCAGAGTTTGCAGAGGAGCTTCCACAAGAGCGTGTAGTGCAAACTGTAGCAGAGGAAATTACTCATCCTGCTGCTAAGTTGTCTGTGGTTCCCATGGTCCAAAGTTCATTGCAGCCTGCAGTTGAGCCTCCAGAAGTGCTTACTGCAAACACTGCAGAAGAACCCTCAGCACAGCCGCAGACAGATTCTTCTGCACAGCTTTCAGCAGACCCTTCCATTCAGACTTCAGTGCAGAAATTAGAGGAACCTTCTGTTGAGTCCGGTGCAGGACCCATAGCATCAGAGACTACTGTTCAACCTTTAGAGGAAGCTTCTTTCCCTCTTGATGCAAGAGGATTTATTCAACTTGCAGAAGAGCCTTCTGTTCAATCTGCTGCAACATCTGGAGTGCCAGTAGAACCTTCAGCAAAAACTTTAATACCTCCTGCAATAGATCTTGTCATCCAACAATCATCAGAAGCTTCCCTGCAACCTTTAGGTGAACCATCTCTGTCCACTCTAACAGACCCATCAGTACCACCTGCAGTTAGCGTTTCAGGGTCACCTGCAGTGGAGCATGCACTACAACCTTTAGCACAACATGCTCCAGAACCTTCAATGCAAAGTGTGGAGGATCTTTCTTTACAGTCTTCAGTAGAAAATAAAAGGCAGTCTTTAATGGTTCCTTCTAGTGTAGTAGAACCCCTAGCCGGTCCTTCAGATGTAGCTATGCAGGAcaaaatacagacagtaaaagTTTCAGAGCGAGGTGCAGATAACCGTTCACCACCAGCAACTGTGTCCAATGCTTTGCTGCAGACAGAACAAGGTCCAGAGGTACTTGCAGCCCAAGAAGACCAATCTCAGCCTGATCTAAAGGTGTCTGCACTTCCTGACAAACCTACAGAACAGCCCCTGGTGTATCCTAGCAAGACCAGGAGCatcaaagaaaaagaagtttccaaaggaagaaaaaagaaaaaggtaatatGAATTTCATTCCATTTTCATTCTTCTTATTATAGCAATTGAATTTCACAGCAGTGAACAGCTAAAATCCATCAGACTGTCAGATACTCCCAGAATAATCCGAGTCACAAGTTTAATTTCCAAATTCTTTTCCTGTATAAagtcacaaactttttttttcagaagcatCAGACTTAAAATAACATTGATGTTATACAGTACACATTGTAGACCTGTTACTGGTTTGATGTAATCTAatttgatttaataataataataacatatcatTTCATTTTCTAACTAGCAGATTGCTGTTACATACACTCTGGACAAGCAAGTAGTGAATGGAGTCACTTCACCAGTAGAAAAGACTATCACCATGGATCACAATAGAGaggtaaatattttgtacatatataaaaatgtttctggtcCCCAGAATTTCcctaaaatacacattaaattgGCATTCCTTGCAAAAGGAATTTCAGTTTTGGTGAGCTACCCTCCCAAGTGTTCAATATTTCTAAAAGGGATTCTGTTTAGGAATCAGACATGGTCAAAGATAACAGCCAAACAGTAACTGTTGGGATTC
Protein-coding sequences here:
- the LOC140345064 gene encoding uncharacterized protein gives rise to the protein MLESRIEIQRHYDSLFNALNNKMTSFFEELNNFASSSRGNAPCEQKRQKLQELCSVYEVLQKDLSEVSQAAQGVKQSTSPTGVARIQEALDMQQSKMRGNLARLDYLKEAVEQPPLQSKSQKKKPKKEKKKKTGQDVQSTFKSLFEPVSPTAEPSVETSGKVEVESSVPPDVELASPAPKPAEELCLKPVPPTAETSVETPVKVSVESSVQPGVELASPAPKPSVHLELSVQPSVQSADKLWLKPSASCKEILALDLAVKPAPEQSVQLTRELSLHTVADSSVQYAEFAEELPQERVVQTVAEEITHPAAKLSVVPMVQSSLQPAVEPPEVLTANTAEEPSAQPQTDSSAQLSADPSIQTSVQKLEEPSVESGAGPIASETTVQPLEEASFPLDARGFIQLAEEPSVQSAATSGVPVEPSAKTLIPPAIDLVIQQSSEASLQPLGEPSLSTLTDPSVPPAVSVSGSPAVEHALQPLAQHAPEPSMQSVEDLSLQSSVENKRQSLMVPSSVVEPLAGPSDVAMQDKIQTVKVSERGADNRSPPATVSNALLQTEQGPEVLAAQEDQSQPDLKVSALPDKPTEQPLVYPSKTRSIKEKEVSKGRKKKKQIAVTYTLDKQVVNGVTSPVEKTITMDHNRE